The window TTCATCCTCTTGGTTTTCATTGGCGTGAAAACTCAATGAACCCCATGTCCTTTCTTTTTGTCAAAAGTACGATCCAGCCAGAGGAACCACAATAATACTAAGGAACTCGACCTGGCTAGGTGACTTCAAGGGCCTCCTTCTGGCAAACAGTAACGCAAAGACCGCAGCCCTTGCAGCGACTCTCTTTAACTACTACTAGCTTCTGCTCAGGCAGGAATGCGATGACGTTGGGTTCTGGACAGGCTGTAATGCAAAGTTTGCACCCTATACATCTGTCATTGTCAACTCTGGCTGAAAAATACATCTTAATTCCTCCTTTTATTATTTTAATAAAGAGAATTCAGACAGTGCGGCCCCGGCGGCAGTGATTAACTCATTATTTTTCTCTATCATCTGACTGATCTTGGCGAATTTGCTCTTAACTGCGTCGTCGAGGACTGCTGTGGTACCGGAAGCGACAAATTTTCCGCCCCCAAAACGCTCTTGAATGGCGACCTGTAGCG is drawn from Desulfomicrobium macestii and contains these coding sequences:
- a CDS encoding 4Fe-4S binding protein; its protein translation is MYFSARVDNDRCIGCKLCITACPEPNVIAFLPEQKLVVVKESRCKGCGLCVTVCQKEALEVT